From the genome of Toxoplasma gondii ME49 chromosome XII, whole genome shotgun sequence:
CGACAGATGAATCTCAAAGTGAGTCTCCGAATGCAGATCTCCTCTCAACAGAGTCAGCAGCGCACACCAGTAGTCCAGAAAAAACTTGGCACACCGCCACTACATCGTGTACAGCGTCTGACGCAAGCCATTCTTCATGTCGCTTGGATTCGACGAATAGAAGAATATGTAACGCAACGGGAAGCAACCCTAGCATCGGGGCCTAGGCCACGACTGAATTGgtcgagaaaaagggagaaacatTACAACGCAGTCGGGTTCTTGTTTGAGGTGCAGAACTCTCACTATAGCATACAGATCGCATACGCATACGACCCCCGGTTACGTGTGCGAACGGTGGCGTGTCTTGACAGTGATGGCCAGCAGCTGTGCATGGATTGAATGTGGCGTATTACCCNNNNNNNNNNNNNNNNNNNNNNNNNNNNNNNNNNNNNNNNNNNNNNNNNNNNNNNNNNNNNNNNNNNNNNNNNNNNNNNNNNNNNNNNNNNNNNNNNNNNNNNNNNNNNNNNNNNNNNNNNNNNNNNNNNNNNNNNNNNNNNNNNNNNNNNNNNNNNNNNNNNCTGACGTGGCACAGGCGGACCAGGCGGTCCCAGGTTGCTCATGTGGGGCACGGACTCCGGCGCAGCACCACTGAGACCGAACCCAAAGGCAGCCGTACCTGTGCGGGCGGATGAGGATAAAAGGGGGACACCATTCAGCGAGCTTACACTGATCAGAGCTCAGAAGGCTAACCTCCTTGCTATGCGCCGCACGATTCGGAACAAATGGAAAAGCCAAACAGCATATGTGAACATGCGAATGCACGAGATAAACTTCCACCGGAAGGGAAAAGGTGTAAGCGGCGTATCCCTACACTATGAATTATTAAGCCGGTAGTCGAGCCGCGTTGCAGGTGAGGCGATTCTGGTTAATGCCAACGGTTGTTAATTGAGCGGTGCCATGTGTGGTGTGTTGACCACATCATATCGAGCTACAAGCCAGCATCATGCATTCGGTTGAGGCCACCTTGCGTTCCACAGGTTTTGCGTGGCTGCGTAGATAATTCATTCGAAAATGTCTTCGTGTTAAAAATGCATCGCGATAGTGGCAACAGTTGTTGCTAAATGCCAGGAATTCAGCGCAGGTCGAATCTCTTCGGGACCACCATCCGCAAGATCGGCAACCAGTTGGTCTCAATTCCTCAACCTAGGCCTACCCCTTCGCGGACATGTCGATGGCGCCACCTTGTTCCCTTGTCTGGCATGTGCTCTGTCTGCAGTTGCCTCCGCTGGAGTTGACGCCTGAGCTTCTCCGGGACTTTTCCAGCCAATACAATCAAAAAGTGGGGGAACGCATGAAACGTGTAGAGAGCATCACCGAACAAATAAAGGCGCTTGAACAAAAGGGAAAGGGAGTCGTTAGGTGTCGCCGGGCAGATCCACTTCGAACGAGTGCAGCACACGAGTCCGACAAGTCGTGCCCTACCGGCGCAAGTGGGAAGGAACCAGCGACAGCACCCGAGCTGTCCACTCAGCCCGCGCTGCAGTTCCACCGACAGGTGCCAAGCACAGACTCGACTTTGCAGGTCGCCAGCACGTCACATCTACTCTCGGCCGCGCCCGGTGCTCCGCCATCCCGTGAGCAGGTTCCTATACTTTCATGGGGTCCAGTCTCGACCACAGACGGGGCCCGGCTGGAGTCCCAATCAGCATTGCCTGCATTGGGGTCTGCAGGAAGAAGTCACACCACAACAGCAGCGCGCTCGGCACACATCATAGGCCCACCTTGCGTTGCTCCTCCGTCATGCTTGTGGCAGCACCAGGAGACTCCCGTTCAGCTCGGAAGCACAGAATCCCCCTCGGCGGCTCCGGATCCCTTTCCACAGTATTCACCGTCTGACACGTCGGCGGCATCATATGCCATCCCCTGCCGGACTGGGGACAGCGGCGAAACCCAATACCCGTCACCCTCGCAATTAGAGCAGCACGCAGCTGCGTGTTCGCCTGGACGATTTGAGCCCGGAAGTGAACTTCCTGCAGAGCTCTTGGAGTTCATTTTGGATCATTCCACAGCTGCatcggctgtctctgcgcatACTTCTGCTGTCCTGGAGAAACCAGTTCCCTTACCCGCTGAGCCGTGGAGCCCAGGGATTGCGTTCCCAAACATTGTTTCTCCATCTGAGCAGCCGTCAACCAGCCATTGGTGGCCCGATCCGCCCTCGAGTTCCTCCGACAGACGGTTATGGCCTTCTGCACCCTTCGAAGGTAGGCTCTCGTCCCCATGGCCATGGGGATCATAGTCCGAGGACGAAAAAAGTCAtctggaaaaaaacgcacCCGTACCGTTTCGGACTGTCATGGCACGTAGTTTCCTAGAGACGGGTTCCCCATGCACATCCAGCTCACACACGTTTTTTCCTCGGGGAGGTACTGAAGGCGCTCAGCATACCGTCTGTCGATAGGGTCTGATGTGACTATGTGCTGGCATATCGACGGAGGAGTTGACATTTTGCATCACTTCCATATGCCACATGCTGTGGCGCAACCCTCGCTCGGGAATTGATGAGTAAAACTCACATACCCAACCAACACCGTGAGTCTGGCAAGCGAATGCCAGCAAGACCGAGAANNNNNNNNNNNNNNNNNNNNNNNNNNNNNNNNNNNNNNNNNNNNNNNNNNNNNNNNNNNNNNNNNNNNNNNNNNNNNNNNNNNNNNNNNNNNNNNNNNNNNNNNNNNNNNNNNNNNNNNNNNNNNNNNNNNNNNNNNNNNNNNNNNNNNNNNNNNNNNNNNNNNNNNNNNNNNNNNNNNNNNNNNNNNNNNNNNNNNNNNNNNNNNNNNNNNNNNNNNNNNNNNNNNNNNNNNNNNNNNNNNNNNNNNNNNNNNNNNNNNNNNNNNNNNNNNNNNNNNNNNNNNNNNNNNNNNNNNNNNNNNNNNNNNNNNNNNNNNNNNNNNNNNNNNNNNNNNNNNNNNNNNNNNNNNNNNNNNNNNNNNNNNNNNNNNNNNNNNNNNNNNNNNNNNNNNNNNNNNNNNNNNNNNNNNNNNNNNNNNNNNNNNNNNNNNNNNNNNNNNNNNNNNNNNNNNNNNNNNNNNNNNNNNNNNNNNNNNNNNNNNNNNNNNNNNNNNNNNNNNNNNNNNNNNNNNNNNNNNNNNNNNNNNNNNNNNNNNNNNNNNNNNNNNNNNNNNNNNNNNNNNNNNNNNNNNNNNNNNNNNNNNNNNNNNNNNNNNNNNNNNNNNNNNNNNNNNNNNNNNNNNNNNNNNNNNNNNNNNNNNNNNNNNNNNNNNNNNNNNNNNNNNNNNNNNNNNNNNNNNNNNNNNNNNNNNNNNNNNNNNNNNNNNNNNNNNNNNNNNNNNNNNNNNNNNNNNNNNNNNNNNNNNNNNNNNNNNNNNNNNNNNNNNNNNNNNNNNNNNNNNNNNNNNNNNNNNNNNNNNNNNNNNNNNNNNNNNNNNNNNNNNNNNNNNNNNNNNNNNNNNNNNNNNNNNNNNNNNNNNNNNNNNNNNNNNNNNNNNNNNNNNNNNNNNNNNNNNNNNNNNNNNNNNNNNNNNNNNNNNNNNNNNNNNNNNNNNNNNNNNNNNNNNNNNNNNNNNNNNNNNNNNNNNNNNNNNNNNNNNNNNNNNNNNNNNNNNNNNNNNNNNNNNNNNNNNNNNNNNNNNNNNNNNNNNNNNNNNNNNNNNNNNNNNNNNNNNNNNNNNNNNNNNNNNNNNNNNNNNNNNNNNNNNNNNNNNNNNNNNNNNNNNNNNNNNNNNNNNNNNNNNNNNNNNNNNNNNNNNNNNNNNNNNNNNNNNNNNNNNNNNNNNNNNNNNNNNNNNNNNNNNNNNNNNNNNNNNNNNNNNNNNNNNNNNNNNNNNNNNNNNNNNNNNNNNNNNNNNNNNNNNNNNNNNNNNNNNNNNNNNNNNNNNNNNNNNNNNNNNNNNNNNNNNNNNNNNNNNNNNNNNNNNNNNNNNNNNNNNNNNNNNNNNNNNNNNNNNNNNNNNNNNNNNNNNNNNNNNNNNNNNNNNNNNNNNNNNNNNNNNNNNNNNNNNNNNNNNNNNNNNNNNNNNNNNNNNNNNNNNNNNNNNNNNNNNNNNNNNNNNNNNNNNNNNNNNNNNNNNNNNNNNNNNNNNNNNNNNNNNNNN
Proteins encoded in this window:
- a CDS encoding hypothetical protein (encoded by transcript TGME49_245770), with the translated sequence MPFLGARSWLRPLIALHALVEGLAGFHSLPGLQGGTVLLWFPVLPEHQEAAASSAPHGTESTEESDSSDDDDIDPSLPEGSERVSRRSSRWSASGETPVSQQGSSRAPSEPARNVEEQLELLRAERRRLAARMRRLRLLWSGEEVFVRMCIHKESVRRHRKGKPAVTPSTERIAKLRSLYQQRSNEKKQEMLQLQREIQAVAKQKTQLHQEWRLLRIRGSRGTHGWEAQPGSSTSTDESQSESPNADLLSTESAAHTSSPEKTWHTATTSCTASDASHSSCRLDSTNRRICGPGGPRLLMWGTDSGAAPLRPNPKAAVPVRADEDKRGTPFSELTLIRAQKANLLAMRRTIRNKWKSQTAYVNMRMHEINFHRKGKGLPPLELTPELLRDFSSQYNQKVGERMKRVESITEQIKALEQKGKGVVRCRRADPLRTSAAHESDKSCPTGASGKEPATAPELSTQPALQFHRQVPSTDSTLQVASTSHLLSAAPGAPPSREQVPILSWGPVSTTDGARLESQSALPALGSAGRSHTTTAARSAHIIGPPCVAPPSCLWQHQETPVQLGSTESPSAAPDPFPQYSPSDTSAASYAIPCRTGDSGETQYPSPSQLEQHAAACSPGRFEPGSELPAELLEFILDHSTAASAVSAHTSAVLEKPVPLPAEPWSPGIAFPNIVSPSEQPSTSHWWPDPPSSSSDRRLWPSAPFEGRLSSPWPWGS